In Heteronotia binoei isolate CCM8104 ecotype False Entrance Well chromosome 5, APGP_CSIRO_Hbin_v1, whole genome shotgun sequence, the DNA window GACTTCTGTTAGCTACCCAAAGAGCCGCCAAGTTACAAGTTCGTCTGTGAAACTCTGTGCTTGCTAGTAGTGCCCCTCCTTCCGTGTATATGCTGTTGAATAGGGTGGAATTTCTTGTGTTCTGGTAAGTGGATATAGTTATTATGTGCCACTGAACTGAGCCCTTGGCTCTTTTCCAGTATGGGGACAATGGCTCATGAGCCCACACCATGCACCATCAAAAGCCCAGTCATGCTGCAAGTGGGTGACATGAGGACCGAGCTAGGCCGGCCAGGTGTTGCAGTAATTGATGTGATACTACCACATTCTCAGACCATTGATGTGAGTATGAGCGCTGAACAAACGTAGTGATGTAATCATAAATTCGTGATTAACCATTGTCGCTGTATTGCTAATCCTACACCTTGAACTAACTGAGTAGCCCCAAGAAAAGGTACACTGTTCTGAGCCCTTTGCATTTAATTGATTTAGAAGGATTGCACTAGAGTTTGATCAGTGCATTTCCTGCTTCGGACTTCAACTCTGCATTAAAAGAATAACTTCAGTCCAGTTAGTTTCTGCCTGAAAAATTTGTTTATTGATTAGCAATTGCAGAAGTTGCAAGCAGCTAAGTACTGGCAATTTCTAATTTCACCTTTGATTGTTACTAATTTATACATATTTGCTACACAGTTTACTGGTCAACTAACACACATCTTGAAAATTTATTGTTTACCAGTCATTAAACATGAGGCAGTCACACATGTGTGTGTATCATTGGCATTTCAGTGGCCAGCAAATATACAGATTACaattgaaaagagcaagagtccaagagcactttaaagactaacaaaatttgtggtagggtatgagcttccttgagacactgctcacttcttcagatgcagcactgtatctgaagaaatgatgagtgcctcacaaaagctcatatcctgtcaTAAATTTTGCTAAGACTTTAAGGTGCTTTTGGACTtctgctcttttctacagctacagacagactaacaagaTCACAATTGGTTAGATTTATCCTTccttaaaactaaaataaaaaatattccATTTAACAATCCACCAACAGAACATCACCTTCAGTACTCCTTTCTGCTTCATGTATCATTTCCTCTATGACAAAATCCTTCTACTTATCTGTCATGATCCATGGATTGCTACAGTTTTGCCCCCATCTCTATTAATAATACAAGCCTAAAGTTAAAAGTAATATGCATGCAGAACTTCAGCTTTTATGAAAAAGCATTACAGAGATGTTAGATAATGTTCTTAGTAATATTATCTTTTATGAAAGGATTCATTACTGTTTAATTGTTATGTGGCAATAATTATACCAGCATTAATGTATTTGAGTCAATACCTTTTCTCATAGGGTTAGGCAAGTTTTGGCTTTCCTTGACTGCTGCCTTCCAAAATAGGCTACCTAATTTGCTAGGAATACAAATTAGCTGGACTGGTGGGAGGCAATATTTTGCCTACAATTTCATCGGATTGGGTTACCTACCAGTAGAAACTAAAACTGTACATGCATGCACATACGCACATGCACACAGAGCAATTAAAACCTAAGGCAGGAGTATGATGtgttttgtatatttttacaTTGAGGAAATACCAGATTAAACAAAAAAGACTTCACTTACTGATGGAAGACCATGATAGAAGTGAACAGACAAATAAACCTAGACAGGGAGTCTCATAATTTTAGTGCtatgacagagaaggccctctcttGGGTTGCCACTCATCTAGCCTCATAAGGCAGGGGCATCCAAAACAGGATCTCAGAAGATTACTACAGCTGCTGGTAGGTTTGTATGGGAGTAGGCAGTCCCAAACAGTGCTTGATATACTTCTGTTGCACTCAGTTTAACTGCTGATTGGGCTGCAGTGCTGTAGGTTGGTTTTTAGAATTCTAAGGAAACCAAGACACACATGAGTTTAGATTTATGAATCAAACTAGTTAGCATGCTACACTAGCAATCAACAGTTAGTAAAGTAAAAATATACAAAACATGTCATTACCTCCCCCATAGGAATTAAAGGTACCAGCTGAAGCTACACGGTAGCCTAGCTTCAAAGGCAGATAGTCAAGGTCTGGTCTTCTGGGATGGCAGAGAGGAAGCTTAGCATACACAGTTGTCCATAgctttgctgctgctgtggtttcAGAGGGTAGAAACAATTTCATGGGATGGTATCATTTTTTTATTCTTCTCTCTCCTTGGATTGCTCTGCACTTCCATTGGCTAGATGGTCAGCTTTTAAAGAGAAATGTTTCTGTTGCTTTTAATTGAGAGATTAAAAGTTGAATTATATCTTCCCCTTGTGATTATTACTTTTGAACATGTTCTGGCCACATTTTATCTAAGGTAAACATGTTTTCATGTGTACATGTGAAGAAAAAACTTTAGCAAGATGTAGCAATCTCTAATTCCTCCTGTTCTGTTTTTCTCCCATTTTTGTATGTTCCTTGAAGAAGCAGTATTCTATTCTAAGTATTTTGCATGAGCTATACTCTGCTTTTCCAAACATTTGTGCCCAGAGACCCTTCTGGTCACCTTGGCTAGTTTAACCGCAGATTTCGTATCCTCTTTTTTCTCTTGCTTCCAAACATTGATGAGAGGGTTGTTTGGTCACTGGCTCTATCTTGTTCTTAACCTCAACTTTGCAACTTCCACTTTTTGACACTGAAGCCTTTTTTCAGTTACAAATCTCCCTTAGCTGTAATCACGGAGTCTTTCTTAGCCAAGTTCTGACATGGGTCTGAGGTGAAGGTTCTTGAGCCCTTGAAGTTTAGGAGCTCCCATTAAACTGCAGAGGATGGAATGGGTAGGGCCTCCAtaagttgcttttttcctggaTATTCTATATCTTTTCTTCATTTCAGCTGCAGGAAATTGTATTCAAAAACTATTACACAgcttttttgagcctgcgggtGCTGCGCCAGAGTTCCACAGATGGTGGAGATGAAAGGCCTTCCAAGTGGGTTACCTGTCTGCGAAACTATTGCTTGATGCCTCACCCACACACAGAGGAAGGCTCACAGGATTACTTCTCTGTTTCTAGGCATCAGGTCAGGATTTCAGCTGTTGTTGTTTCACCTATGCTGATATTGTTTCCAGCCTGTGCTCTACAGCCTGTGCCTGTCCTTCTTTTCCCTACAGCATAGCATAAACATCACTCAGTAAATATTGTAGGTCCCTGTTCTAACTGCCTATAGTGCACCTTTCAGCTCAAGTGATTTATGAGGTTGTATTAACCAGGCTGCTGTTTGGTAACCAAAAAGATTGAAACAAAGAAAGTAAAATATAACTATGTACATAGTGCAAATGTGCAAaatatatcattttaaaatacaatcACAAGtgctaaaatataattttaaaaactacAATCCTATGGTTAAGCTTTTAAGTATCTAATCCCAATATAAAGACAAGTGTTCATTCATATAAATACAGGTTAAAGGGTACATAATGTCTCCATATGCAAAAAACAATATCAAATGAGTTTCAGCAGTAAGCCTTCCTCTGTGGTATAATTCAAACTGAGCACTCCGCTAATTTAACAAACATACATACACAGAATGGACCTTACTCGCACTGAGATGTTCACCCATGGAATAAGTGGTGTCAGATATCCTTGATATACAACATGGGCAACTCATCAAGATGTAAAATATTTCATTAACCCATAGTTCTTTTTAGGTCCAATTTATAATGCTCAAAGCTCCAATGGAGTGCAGCTGTTACTCCCTAATGGGAACCTATGTGACAGTTGTGCTCCTTGCAACAAGATTTCCTAtaatccttttcctttcctcttgtaTCCTCATAaactcattgattcacaaatcttaGCAAAAAACACTTatggtatttctttttttttatacaGGGGCTAAAAAGACTGAGACAAATTTCACAATTGTTTGAGTGATCTTAGGATCCTCAAGAGCCAGGGTTTCTGGAGTATTGGGACGGTTGGTTGAACAAAGGAttaatatagtaatccctcataatctcaaaaaatctgcattctagcAGAGCATGAAAGGATGCATTAATGCTGTTAAGGCCACAAGGGCACATTCTATCAGTGTGGGGtatctgttaaaaaaaatctcccttgCAAAACCATTGTAGGTATAATGTTCAGTCTCACAAACAGAAAAGCTCTGCAATAACATGGGATGGTAAAATATTATATATAAGGGGGTAAAGATTTTGGGTAAGAAAGACCAAAAAATAGGGTGAGCATGCTCTGCAGGCTCTTGGGTTCAATCTACCATGGTTGATTTCAAGGACTTGCTTTTTGAACAGAGAAAATGCTTTAGTTTTGCCCATCTCAAAAATATCAGTCAACATTCTTAACTTTCATCAGAGTCTTATCCAGGGCTTTCATCTAGGTTAATCTGTGGGTATCCCAATTTAGAGTGGCTAACAAACATCTTCAGCAAAGATCTGTTTAATCTCAGTTTAAAGACAAAAAGCTATGCTTTTGCTTCCAAGAACATCTGTCCAAATACTGCTCATAATACAGTGTTTGATACACAGCAGGGGATATTCAAAATTTTCCTTAAGAATTGGGCTAGTGGTTGGTCAATATTATCAGGGATAGCTTTAATTCAAATAGCTGAACGATAAAGAATTATGGGAACCACTTTCAAATTAAAGGCTTGTACCACACCAGGAATATatttcccccacactttttttgtagaaaaatctggaTACCTTTCTACCATACCTGCCAGTGCCTTGTCTCTCAAGGATGTGATCTAAataggcagggccttttctgtttctGTGCTGCAGCTGTGATATAGCTTCTCTTCTCAGAAGGAGTAAGGCAGGTGGTGTCAAGTAAGTTTGTAAAACAGCTATTTAAGAGAACTTCTGGGTCAGTTTTAAAGCTATAGGTGCAGTTTCTGGTTTATCTGTATGATGTcttctaattagggttgccaagtccaattcaagaaatatctggggactttgggggtggagccaagatcaaggctgtgacaaacataattgaactccaaagggagttctggccatcacatttaaagggatggcacaccttttcaattccttccttccataggaaataatgaaggataggggcaccttgttttggggctcatagaattggaccccctggtccaatctttttgaaacttgggtattttggagagaggcactagatgctatactgaagatttgttgcctctaccccaaaaagcagccccccagagccccagataccatcaattttccatgattgtctatgggaataaatctccatagggaataatagagttcccagcagacttttccctcccctccccccgctttctgacgaccctgaagcggggggagggcctccaaactgggggatcccctgcccccacctggggattggcaaccctacttctaatatatttgtatttttgtataatattgttGTTACCTGGCCTGAATCCTGACAGTGTTGGAAAAAAGACCTTAAATAACTTTGTCAGAGTGTGCCCAGCAAGTCGGTGGCTAAGCCAAGATTTGACCAAACCTCCAATGTCTGTGTATTGAAtgattccattgttctgaaccGCAATAAAATACTGACTTGGCCTTTCTTCTTAGAACTCTTGATAGTATTGCCCATTTGGAATCTTTTTATATTGTTTGTATCCTGAACTTTTTCTTAGTAGCACTGTGAGTGGTAGACAGTGTAATTATTTGGGTAATGCTAGCCCTCTTGTATTGTGAATGACAATTCTAGTGTGCTCTTTAAGGGAGAATTAGTAACACAGTTCTATAAGGTAAAAGGAAATCCTTTGTGAAAAGCCTCTGCACTCATAATTTATTGACCTCAATACTGCAGTAATCATTTGCCTAGCATATCCCAGAGAACTATACCAGCTCCATCAAAAGTTGACTAGTTCACCCCACTTCCATAACTGCAACATAGTAATCTCTGTGCCTTTCTACCTTATTTGATCAAGTGCTTCAGCTCTATTATCATCTACTTCCTGCTGCAGTTGCATTTAACTTATGCTTCCCTTGCTGTTTTACTAGATGCTTTGTGATATGGACCGGGTAGCTGCCATACGTCTGATCCTACGTCAGCCTTCTCCAGTGTGGCTGCATTTCAGCATAGAGGAGCTACAACTCTTCCCTGGGAATCAGAAGGTGCAAGCCCAGCCCCTTGTCAAAGCACTTTCCCCTTACATAGCCATTATTTTCACCCTTGTTGGGTCTTATGATGGCTTATTGAGTTACGGGGGTCAAGGGAAGGCTTCTTCAGAAAGAGGCCCATAGCCTGAGTTGTTTATCTACTTATTTCATTTATCTCCTGCCTTTTCCCCGACTGGGAACCCAAAACAGTTCAGATCATTCTCCTTTCTTTCATGTTATCTTCAcaacatcctgtgaggttggttagactgagagtgtgtgactagccagAGTCACCCAGCAAGGCTTCCACAGTAGAGTGAAGATTCGCatatgggtctcccagatcctagtcttacACTAACCAGTAAAACACAATGGTTATTTTTGCATGATTagctgctcttagactctgtCACTTGAATTTACTCTCATTCTAAATTTGAGATGTTGTTATACCTAAATATTTTCCATTGAATCAAAACTGCCAATCCAGTTCTAATATTATCCTGCCTCTGCTGGGCTGAGTCTTCATTCTGACTGCCTACATTGCACCTTCCAGCTCAAGCTATTATTGACACTTGAGCATTACTTATTCAACTGCTAGGCCTAAATATACCTTTGAGCTTTCTTTGAgatgcagctgccctttcctgaagtcagtctccttccctctccccatgtCATAAAGATCTCTCACCACCAAATCATATGagatattctaaataaataaaatattaaattgtTTCTGGAATGTATATCTAAGAATGAATTCAATATCTCCTTGGGAACAGCTGAGGCAAATATTTATAGAGATCCTTCACCATTTATGTACATAATCTGTTCTGAGAGACAGAGTGAAATACTAAATTGGGGAGGTGCCTTAGCATGCTGGGCTATATGTATGTTTGTATCAACCTGAATCTGGGGTTCTTCTTTCTTCTAGAGCCCACAGAAAGGCTTTCCAGCCTGGCTTTCATGCCCATCTCAGGAACGACCAGCCAGCTTGAATGATGTGAGTACTGTCACTGAGACCAGGGCCTGCTACCACTATCCCTTAGGAATTTGGCACCTGCCTACCATTGGGGATTGCTGATGGGAAACTGAGACAGCCAGTGAATTCCTTGCCAATCCTAGTCTTGGATAAAGAAACTGATTCCTTTTCTCAGATTTCTCCTATCTGCAAAGCCTGGTCAAACACTGATGCCATCAGCTTTGCCCCATCCAGATGTGCCATGCTCACATTGCCTGTGGAGTATCCGGTTGTATTCTGAGCAATCAagtgtttctttcctttttaataTCTCTTGCTTCAACTGGATCAGCAGCATTCAATATGGTCGATTACAATCTCCTGACCCACTGCCTTGTCAAGATGGGAGTCTGTGGGATAgccttgaaatggctttcctcttttttcCTTGGTCAGGGATGGAGAGTGGCACTGGGAGAGAGGATGTCAACTAGGTACCCCTTAAATGTGGGGTTCCTCAGAGGTTGATCCTCTTTGTGATGCTATtgaacatctacatgcaccccctcacccagctggtATGAAGttttgggctggggtgtcatcagtaccccatgacacccagctatatctgctcCTGGCCAGCTGCCCAGATACTGCCTGGATAATCTGGTTGTgagtttggaggctgtggtgggatggttaaAAAAAGAgtaggctgagactgaatccagcAAAGCAAAGGTTCTGtggcttgggggtggggctcagGGCATAGACTTCCCACTTGTGATGGGGTGCCATTAACACTAGTGCAATCCATGAAACGTTTGTGTGTGATCtgtaactatggaggcccagctCATGAatattgccaggctggcattttccCATCTATGCCAAGCAGGGCAATTAGCCCCTTTCCTGTCCCCTCCAAATGATCCACGATGTGACAGCATGAGTCCTGGCAGGAATACTATGGATGGCACATATACAATCTGTGCAGCACCAGCTACACTCGCTCCTAGTGGAgtactgagtcaggttcaaggttttggtattgacctttatgGCCTTGAGCTGTCTGGGACATGagtacctttgggaccacctcctcTGGTATGTTTCTGGGAAGAAGTTACACTCTACTGAAAACAACCTACTGGTGATCCCGGGCCCAAAAGACCAGGAATGTGCTTGGCCAGAACCATGTGGAACTCTGCCAAGTACTACCCTGGCCCTACAGGACTTAATGCAAGTATGCAGGGCctctaaggcagagatgttctccaggcttttggttgaggacagcaacagtttccatCCTCTTTTCTTCCATCTTTTTCACTTCAGCCTCCTTATTGCCCTGTCTACAAGATAGCAACATAGTCTGGAGCGGGTACAAGTGTAAATTAGTAGCACCATCTTGAAACTATAATATAGGAAAGATAGTTTTATTAGTTTTGACAGTGTtatattgatgtttttaacttttgttgtacatcgcccagagcctgtgTATTTGGGGATTGGGTGACTCACAATAAATAAACTTGTTTTGGAAGGGCTGCTGACATATTAGTGTATAGTGTGATAGGAGGTGCAGTGGCAGATTGGCCCCCATCCTCTCCTTTAGCCAGCACAGGAATGGTAGGGAAGGGCAGTCAATGAGTGAGAGTAAGGTGTTGTGTATTGCTAATCAGAAGCAGGACTCCTTAGAAACCACTGTGGTGCATTCTCTAGTCTGTAGGGTTTATTGAATGTTTTCTCTTGCCCTTCAGCCTACCTCTTGTTTCTGTCTGTTGTGTGTTAGTATATGTTTGTGCTTGTGCTCTGAAGGACTCTGTTGTATTAGTGGCCTACAGTCAGTTGTCTTTTTGCAAATAAATTCATTGAAAGCAAACTCTGCCAACAGTTTTGACCTTTAGGTTGCCCTGACCAGGAAAGCCCAAGATATCCAGATCTCAGaagatcttggaacctaagcagggtcagccctgtgtagtatttggattggagaccaccacaCAAGTtgggggttgctacacagaggcaggcagtggaaaaccacttctgaatgtctcttgctttgaaaaccctacaggcttCCTATAAGTTGACTTCGACTCAACAGCTAATGATGATGATTGTGGTGGTGGAAACTTCAGGGATCCCTTGGAGCAGGAAGAATCTTcaccttttggtgtagtggttaagtgcacagactcttatctgggagaactgggtttgattccactcttccacttgcagctgctggaatggccttcggtcagccatagctcttgcagagctgttcttgaaaggacagtttctgtaagagctctctcagccccatctacctcacagggtgtctgttgtgggggaggaagataaaggagattgtgagttgctgtgagactctgattcagagagaagggcatggaattcttcttcttctcatctatCTGTGACCCTGTGAAGCTGCTGTCCCAATTGGTATGGGGGCTGGTCACGTTCCTATTTAGATATAGTACttagattttttttgtgtgtatgctGTTTTAGTAAATACTCCTCTAACCTTCTGCCCTGTATGCTGACTCTggtaaaagggggggagggatgtcagCATATATGTGTATGCTCCAGAGCTGCTCATTGCCTGCTTCTAATAACACATAGCATGTAATAACCTGAACTTATGAGTGAGCCAGAGAGATTAAACggacaataaatcaaaagcattgGGAGCCAGGGATATTAGCTGGTAGCATTTATATCA includes these proteins:
- the LOC132572729 gene encoding nicolin-1-like isoform X5; the encoded protein is MGTMAHEPTPCTIKSPVMLQVGDMRTELGRPGVAVIDVILPHSQTIDLQEIVFKNYYTAFLSLRVLRQSSTDGGDERPSKWVTCLRNYCLMPHPHTEEGSQDYFSVSRHQMLCDMDRVAAIRLILRQPSPVWLHFSIEELQLFPGNQKSPQKGFPAWLSCPSQERPASLNDGLPDADKVSSEVQQMWVLTEMLQASQPAAQIGRFDVDGCYDLNLLSYT